One genomic window of Candidatus Eisenbacteria bacterium includes the following:
- a CDS encoding NAD-dependent epimerase/dehydratase family protein encodes MTGGTGFMGTHVVRHCVGKGHELRCLARPSSNTSVLEELGVRIVRGDITDRASLFKGMTGCDCVINAAAAYSFWTANPRDYRNVNVGGTRNVMESALEAGVSKVVHVSSVAVYGKPAKSPVTEDTAVGPVRSSEYARTKFDGDIVAWHLREKKGLPLVVVYPGAVLGPGDQKPSGQYVQDLIHRRMPATVLRSASFPFVHVADVAEAITRAAEKRDNMGERYLLVSENLTFGEINAMISEISGVPLPKLSLPDALAVAMAGLLTTLSRLTKKPPAWGMSLDQIRTMKEAPLVDGSKAERELGIRYAPIRRALEEAIESYGE; translated from the coding sequence GTGACGGGCGGAACGGGCTTCATGGGAACCCACGTGGTCAGGCACTGCGTAGGGAAGGGACACGAGTTGCGCTGCCTAGCGCGGCCATCGAGCAACACGAGCGTTCTAGAGGAACTTGGCGTTCGGATCGTCCGCGGGGACATCACCGACAGGGCATCTCTATTCAAAGGCATGACGGGCTGTGATTGCGTAATCAATGCAGCGGCCGCTTACTCTTTCTGGACGGCCAACCCTCGAGACTACAGAAATGTCAACGTTGGCGGTACCCGGAATGTCATGGAGAGCGCACTCGAAGCCGGCGTTTCCAAGGTGGTTCACGTAAGCTCCGTTGCTGTTTACGGGAAGCCGGCGAAGAGCCCTGTGACCGAAGACACGGCAGTTGGGCCTGTTCGGTCTAGCGAGTATGCCCGGACCAAGTTCGATGGCGACATCGTTGCTTGGCATCTTCGCGAAAAGAAAGGACTTCCGCTCGTGGTGGTCTATCCTGGTGCGGTTCTAGGGCCTGGAGATCAGAAGCCCTCTGGTCAGTACGTTCAGGACTTGATTCATCGCCGAATGCCCGCGACGGTTCTGCGTAGTGCGTCGTTCCCCTTTGTTCACGTGGCCGATGTTGCAGAAGCAATCACAAGAGCTGCGGAGAAGCGGGATAACATGGGAGAGAGGTACCTGCTGGTCAGTGAGAACCTGACCTTTGGTGAGATCAACGCGATGATTAGCGAGATCTCCGGCGTGCCGCTGCCAAAACTGAGCCTTCCGGACGCGCTCGCTGTTGCAATGGCGGGTCTTCTGACAACGTTGTCTAGGTTGACCAAGAAGCCGCCCGCCTGGGGAATGTCCCTCGATCAGATTAGGACAATGAAAGAAGCTCCCCTAGTCGACGGTAGTAAGGCCGAGAGGGAACTGGGAATTCGATACGCACCGATTCGCCGTGCGCTCGAGGAAGCCATTGAATCCTATGGAGAATGA
- a CDS encoding ArsR family transcriptional regulator has translation MSLLFTHVDQLYYIRQIVRIAGVGQGAVQRELTQLTRGGIVTRIARGRQVYYQANRQCPIFQELRSIVVKTAGLGDFLRCALEPLVSKIKIAFVYGSMASAKERNSSDVDILIVGNVSFGDIVSLLGPLQETLGREINPSVYSRAEFRRKLSQHNHFLRSVTNGEKLFIIGDERDLARVAR, from the coding sequence TTGTCTTTGCTTTTCACTCATGTTGACCAACTCTACTACATCCGACAGATTGTGCGCATTGCCGGAGTCGGCCAGGGAGCAGTCCAGCGAGAGCTTACGCAGCTCACTCGCGGCGGCATCGTGACGCGAATTGCTCGTGGAAGGCAGGTTTACTACCAAGCGAATCGGCAATGTCCCATTTTTCAGGAATTGCGTTCCATCGTGGTGAAGACGGCGGGCCTAGGGGATTTCCTGAGATGCGCTCTTGAGCCTCTGGTTTCCAAGATCAAGATTGCTTTTGTGTATGGTTCGATGGCGTCAGCGAAGGAGCGCAACAGTAGTGACGTGGACATCCTTATCGTGGGTAATGTGTCGTTCGGCGACATCGTGTCTCTGCTGGGTCCTTTGCAGGAGACCTTGGGGCGAGAGATCAATCCTTCCGTCTACTCTCGCGCCGAATTCCGACGAAAGCTCTCTCAGCACAACCACTTCTTGCGTAGTGTCACCAATGGGGAGAAGCTCTTTATTATAGGAGATGAACGTGACCTTGCGAGAGTGGCTAGATAA
- a CDS encoding tyrosine-type recombinase/integrase — MPFLDDYLRTTYHQSIANASEDDVARYSHAIGEYRSVLTVNRTKTALRVFFRFLNDAGYLSDNPARLIRSTPTDRRIPSYLSIDEAKRLLGTIANSDSAIAKRDHATFSLLLGTGIRLGSLVGLNASDVNIAQGTITIRAKGGREETVFLNQQLCRLLRQHIDASATGDGRPLFRSRNGGRLGPRQVQLRLRHWLEVTGITKPLSVHSLRRTFAARLYSKTGDLHLVQRALGHRHITTTEIYVKVEDNALRKALANM; from the coding sequence ATGCCGTTTCTGGATGACTACCTCAGGACAACATATCACCAAAGTATCGCTAACGCAAGCGAAGACGACGTCGCGCGCTATAGCCACGCAATCGGCGAGTACCGTTCGGTCCTCACTGTCAACCGGACCAAGACAGCCTTGCGAGTCTTCTTCCGCTTCCTCAATGATGCTGGTTATCTCAGCGACAATCCGGCAAGGCTCATCCGTTCGACGCCGACTGACAGGAGAATACCAAGCTACTTGTCTATCGACGAAGCGAAGAGATTGCTCGGCACAATTGCCAACTCTGACAGCGCCATTGCCAAAAGAGACCACGCGACGTTCTCGCTCCTTCTCGGCACCGGCATCAGGCTCGGCTCGCTCGTCGGCCTGAACGCCAGTGACGTCAACATCGCTCAAGGGACCATCACAATCAGAGCAAAAGGCGGACGGGAGGAAACCGTGTTCCTTAACCAGCAACTCTGCCGACTGCTCAGGCAGCACATCGATGCTTCGGCTACAGGCGATGGACGTCCGCTCTTCCGTTCCCGCAACGGCGGCAGGCTTGGGCCACGCCAGGTCCAGCTGAGGCTTCGCCACTGGCTTGAAGTGACTGGCATCACAAAGCCACTCTCAGTTCACTCGCTGCGTCGCACCTTTGCCGCAAGACTGTACTCTAAGACTGGCGACCTGCATTTGGTACAGCGTGCCCTCGGACACAGGCACATCACAACCACCGAAATTTACGTCAAGGTCGAGGACAACGCACTCAGAAAGGCGCTTGCAAACATGTGA